The Arctopsyche grandis isolate Sample6627 unplaced genomic scaffold, ASM5162203v2 HiC_scaffold_104, whole genome shotgun sequence genome includes the window AACATATCTATACCACTACTAAAACCTACTTTTATAGCGGGGGCTGCTGGTGCAGTAGATTCAAAAAACTGAGTAAAGAAAGTAGACAATAGTTTGTTATTCTCTTTAATAGAACTTATTACTCTACCTGAACAGTCCTTATGTATCAGCTCATAGTGACCTCTAAcaccaaaatttatttttgctttCATTATTGTCCTTTTGTATATTCTGTTATAAATAAAGGATCTTTACCATACTCTCTAGTAAGTAAAGTACGGAATAGTAATTTATAATACTTGAGAGGGTCTAGAggctttttaaatataatctcCATATCAGGATGTGTAGGTCTTAATCCTTCAGGATTCGGTAAATAAGCTATCTCAAACCTAGTTGCACCAATTAGGGGTGTAATAAACCATAGCTGAAGCTGTTGTTCTACTAACCACAAATTACCTTGGTTTATATAAGTAAGTTCTGTTCCAGCAGCTAGTTGTTGTTGAGTATATCCCACAGTAATAGCCTCTGGATTAATACGCACCTTTTGGTCTTGAGGTACTATTGTCGATGTACCTTCATGTAATAGTGTATTACCTTTATACGTTTTACGATTATATAAATCATCTGGGTAAGCATTACTACCTGTAAGGATAAACTTATCAGTACTAGGGTACTTTAAATTAACTCTAACCTCAGAGTTCTCTAAGTAAGCAGTACCATAAGTTAGTATTAATTCGTAATCCACTATAAACAAAGCACCCTTACTTAAAGTAAACGTAGGTAACCCTGCGTAGGATATTAATGTGGTATTAGGTACATATTCTCCACCAAGCCCTATACTTTTAATACTAACCTCTTCTTTTGCACTATACACGCTAGATACAGCCATAGTATATACAGTACTTTTTGTACTTTTACTGTTAGTAGAAGTAATGAGAGTTACTTTATCTACAAGATCCCCAGTAATAGAGGTAGGAATACTGTTAGGTTCATAGGAAGAGCCTAGGATAACATGAAACTGAAAGTCTTTACCTAAGCTTAGTACAAACATTCCTGCATCAGTTATAAGATTTTCCTGCCAAGCCCCTTTATTTATTCTGAACCTACCTCGAACTGTAGCAGTACTATTTATAAAGGTCATTAGATATCCCTCATAAAGTTCATAGTAAAGTTATAATCAAAAACTACTCTATTGCCTTTTAAAGGAATACCTTGAGGGAATTCCGCAgagtgtatattaaataaaccaAAGGCTAAGCCAAATTGAGTACCCTGGGTTAAGTCTATTGCTTGTAGCACGTGGTTATACGGGGTACTATTAAATAGCTCTAATAGATATCTACATTTACAGGTAACTACATCTAAAGATTTATTATACGTAGTATCTAGTGGTTGAGCGGGAAAACTAATATACTCTTTAGTATATATGGTACTCCCATTAGCATTACTTCCTACAGCAGCAATCGTTGCGGATAGCTTACTTCTAGAGTCACCATACGTAGGCATTAATTGACGAGTCATATACTGTGTTTTCATAGCTATTCCTAATGAAGCGGTGAATGTTTTAGTAACCCCTCCCAAGGAAATATCAAAAGATATAGGGCTACCTAAAGCCGCAGCGCCTACCACTATCCTATACGTAACTCTGAGGTACTGATCTACACCTACTGCTACTTCCATAGGGGTATTAGTTTGATCTGTGATCCTAGCTAATGCCCCTAATGTATCGGGGGTTTTCCCCAAACCTACCTCCCTAACTACAAAAGGTATATTAGTTTTTGAGATAAAGGTGGTTACAGTTGTATACACTATAGAATTATTTATAGTGATAGGCTCTTTCTGCTCTACATTTGTAGCGGTAACAGCACTACTTATATTATTATGGAGGGCATTATCTACCCTTGTATGAGGTAAAGCGGAATCACCTAAGTGTATATTAGCATCTATAAAACCCACCGTACCATTAACATAATTATAGTTTGTACTAAAGAAATTTCCAAAAAAGCCCCCATCCGTTATGAGGTTCTTTTGTTTACTATAGTCTTTAACTACAGCGCCTGTTTTACTATCTAGTACCTGGAAGGAGTATTCTCCCCCAGTATTCACATCAAGTTTATTTTGCATAGCATCCTTTGTTATTTAATTATCCCAACCTAAGTCAATACCTTCACTATTTGTAAGTGATAGGCTTACTGAACCTATCTTGTATTCACTAACTTTTAATGTATCTACCCGATCAACCAAAATAGGTTGAATTATCTTATCCgagaataatattttatctactGTGAATGTAGTTACTTTTAAAGTATCTGCTACTTCCATAGGGGTATCTACAATATAAACAGATTTAAAAGCCAATGAGTCATATGAGTATGCTGATACTCTAATACTATCTCTTACTGACTCATCAGGTATAGGAATAAATATACCTGAATCTACTGGAGTTAGTTGAAAATATACGTTACTACTACCTTCTACAAAGTCCTTGACAACAGCAGTTCTCTCAATAGTTACTCCTGTAGATGTAAGTACATAAGTATAGCTAATGTTCATAGCAGCACTATTTATAAATACCCCATTAATAGGGTATTCTTGAAGAGATGTAAATTTTACtaggtatttaaaaatacccTTATCATATTCAATACCTAAATCTTTATTTAGGTCTACtacagatatatttttaatatggaaTTCAAAGATACCTTTATCTAACTCATAGTATTTATGGTTAATATCTCTGTAAGTGATATCTTTGATGATATACTGAAATTTACCTTTATCCAGTTCACTGTATTTTCCTTGATGGGAACTGTGTACAGTGTAATCCGCTCTAGACACAAAACCATTTGGTCTAAGCTCTATTACACTATCCTTATCTGAAGACAATAGCTTGTACTTAAAGTACTCTGTATCTTTAAGTAACCTAAGCTCCTTATTATCAAATACTATTGGTTTGTATCCCTTAAACATATTAATCCTCCTTATAGGCAGGTATTAAATAAGTTTCCTTTCCTATAGTGCATTTGATCCATGCAGAAGGTTCACCTAATAAAGTTGTATTTGTTTCAGCATTTTTAGCTACCACCTTCATAGGCATCTTATCTACTGACGTAGATTTTTTAACACCTTTAAACAGGGAAAGCTCCGCTTCCTTTGTTTGATCACCGCAAGACCCCTTTAATAAATCacttatatgcatataaatgtaCTCCTATATAAAGTACACATTTAAGCATATAAATGGAGTAAAaggaacaattaaaaatatagaaataagaGGTTATAtgaatactacatattttgattatgttaaaaataaagctAAACAATTCTTACCAGAAGAAGCCATAGTAGATAGTGCAATACACAACTATGCTGTTGATATCTTAGCGTGCACAGACAACATAACTACCTATAAGTTACGTTACCCAAGGTTTATACACAGTGAAGTAATGACGCATAGAATTTTTAGTCGTAACGCCAGCTCTAGTAGAGCTGTATCAGCTAAAAAGGAAAGAGAAAATATACAAAGTAATATGGCTGTACCATTAGTCTTTTCAAAAGAAACTAAGAATATGCACTCACTGGATTATATAGTAAACGAAAGGAATTCTGCCGTACCTATAGACTATAAAGACTATACAGAAGACGATTGGAGAAAAGCTGCTATGGGTGTATGTATCAAAGCAACTAACTTTGATTTAGTTGGTGTACATAAACAACACGTAAATAGATTGTTAGAACCTTTTCAGTTAATAGATGTTGTACTTACAGGACATGACTTTACAAATTTCTTTGAGCTAAGAACCCATTACACTGCACAACCAGAAATACGCTTACTATCTACATTGATGGAAGCTTTATATAAAACAAGAGAACCATCTACTAAAGATTACCATTTACCTTTTATAACAGAAGAGGATATGATAGAAAgatctttatttgaaaatgtaattaCTTCTGCTGCACGATGTGCAAGAGTTAGTTATAGAAGAGAAGGAGATACCTATTCAAATTACAATAATGATGTAActttgttttataaattattggaatttaaacaTATGTCCCCTTTTGAACATATACTTTTTAGAAATGTATATGGTTACGTAGATCCTCACCAAACACGGGGGGATTTTGTTTCTCTTAGATACTTATATGAGAAAGGGGTTAATGTACTAAGTTTAACAGAAGCTATAGAAGGCAGTATATGATACAAATACAAACACCAACAGACTCTTATGTAGTTAGATACCCTCAAGCAGAAATGGCTAGAGTTGCTCAGCAGAAAATACTATGGACAGCAGAAGAGCTTAACGTAGGGAAGGATTCTTATGATTTCCATAATAAGCTTTCCATAGGCGAGTACAACGCAGTAGTTACCTTACAGAAAATTCTAACGAAGTATGAGCTAATAATTGGCGGAGAATCAATGTGGGGGGTAAAAATACCCTCACTATTCCCTAGACCAGAGATACAAGCCATGTGTGCAACATTTGCTTATGTAGAGCTTGGTGTACACGCACCTTTCTATAAAGAAACTAATGATGTTCTAGGGATAGCTACAGATGAATTTTATAATGAAGTTCATACAGACCCTGTACTTAGTAAACACATAGAGTATTTGGCTTCTTTTGAAGAATCTAATGACCCCTTGGAAGTTACAGCAGCATTGGCTTTTTTAGAAGGCGTTGTGTTGTTTTCTGCATTTGCCTTCTTAAAGACCTTCAATTCCCGTGGGTACAATATGATACCTCAGTTTGTTACAGGAATAGACTCATCTGTTAAAGATGAGGATCTTCATGCTCAAGCTAGTGCTTGGTTATTTAAGCAAACTTTGTTTGAAAGAGGCGTTACTGATAAAGATAAAGCTTCAATACATAACAAGGTACGTGTTATGGCAAAACATGCAGTAGAACATGAGATGGCTATGGTAGATCTACTCTACAAGGTAGCTCCAGAGACTATTAGAACATGTGATGTAGAAGAGTTAAgggaatttatattacatagagCTTCtgtagttttaaattatttaggtGTAGTAGAGGCAGTTATACCCTGCCCTATGGGAGATTGGTTTTATAAGGATGTGAATAGCACTAAGATTAATGACTTCTTTAGCCAAACCTCTGCACAATACCAAAATAGTTTTTCCAAAGAAGCACTTACATTTGACCTATAAGGAATGACAATGATAAATAAACTTTCAGCTGAAAGAAAAGAATTACAAGATATGGGTATGTTACCTAGTTGGTATACTACCCAAGCATGGCAATTGTGGAAAGCCAATTACCAACACCCTGATGAAGAGCTTGGTGTGTATCGACGTTTTAATACTATAGCAAAAACATTAGTAGCCCACTTACCCGAAGagttaaaatttgattattattttaaattttttaatctgCTATGGGAGGGCTATGTATCTCTATCCACCCCAGCCTTAAAAAATATAGGAAAATCTACAGGACTCCCAGTTGCCTGTTCTGGACAATACATTGGGGATTCTGTATATAGCTTCTATGATTCATTAAAAGAAGCAGCAGTACTATCCAAAAACGGCTTTGGTACTTCAGCTAACTTTACTGGTATTCGTCCTAAAGGGGCAGATATCTCTACAGGAGGCAAAGCTAATGGAGTTTTACCAGTATTAGATAGCTTCATGAAAATGGCTCAAGATATCTCACAAGGAGGTACACGAAGAGGTGCTTTTGCAGGCTATATTGATATTGAACATGCTGATGCTATGGCTATATGCaaaaatgtttatacatatactgaTGAATACAATATTGGATGGGTAATAAAGGATTCTTTTGTTAAACGCTTAAAAGCCAAAGATCCTGATGCCTTAGAGAGGTATAAAGAAGTTCTGCATCTAAAACTAACACGTGGTAAAGGGTATTTCTTTTTCAAAGATAAGGTTAATAGAAGGTTACCAGAAGCTTATGTCAATAATGGTTTGGAAGTTAATATGTCTAACCTATGTACAGAAATTACATTAACTAATGATGAGGAGCATACTTTTACATGCATACTAGCTTCTCTTAATTTAGAGCATTGGGATATCCTTAAAGATAATCCTGGATATATACAGGATGCGCTGGTTATGTTGGATTGTATTTGTAGTGAGTTTTTGGTAAAAGCTAAAGACATAAAAGGCTTAGAAAAAGCTGTaaaatttactgaaaaatctagAGCATTGGGTTTAGGTACCGTAGGTCTTAATACGTATTTCCATAGTAAGATGCTTCCTTTTACTTCAAGAGAAGCTCAAGAGCTTAATGTAAGTATCTTCAGAACTATCCAAATACACGCTCTCCGAGCGTCACGAATGCTTGCTGAGCTTCTAGGTGAACCAGAGTGGTGTAAAGGAACTGGTATGCGTAATACGCATGTTATGGCACAAGCACCTACTAAGAGCACCTCATTATTAATGGGGGGACTGTCTGAAGGTATTGCCCCTTACCATGGTATGGTTTTTGAAGCAAACTCAGCTGGAGGATCTGTAAGTAGAAtacctaaatattttttaaagtttttgaaggAGAAAGGACATTATGACGATAGAACTTTGGCTTCTATTACTAATAATCTTGGTTCTGTTCAGCATTTAACATGGATGACAGATAAGGAAAAACTAGTATTCAGGAATGCCTTTGAAATTAACCAAATGGAGCTATTAGATATGGCTTCTGCCAGACAACCATATATAGATCAAGCACAGGCTATAAATCTTTTTATCCCTTTAATAAATACAGACAATAGGGGTGAGGTTGAGAAGTTATTCAGTTCACTAATGACTAGGGCTATAACCGACGAAAACATCTTATCATTGTACTATACGCAAAGCAGGAACGGAGCAATCATAAATAATGAATGCTTACCTTGCAGtgcataatatgtaaattaaaaataatcaagctCCTATATATTTAGGGGCTTTTATATtggagtaaatatgtataacctATCCTTATATACACAAACAGCCTTACTGTATGATGAATACGATACCGTACCTAATTCAATATCAGCAACTACTTTAATAAAGCCTATCAGGCAAATTATTTTAGGTATGGAAGTAGATACTCTAATAGAGGAAAATCCCGATTCACAGGAAGATGCTCCATTCAACTCAGCAGCATCTTTTATAGGATCTGCGGTACATAGTTATTTTGAAAAAGCATTACGTAATCCTTTAAAAGCACTTCAACATATAGAAACTTCAGAGTTAGATAGAAAACACCTTAAAGAAGCTATTATAGAAAAAAGATATACCCAAGAAATTGCGGGTTACTTAGTTACAGGTAAGCCTGATCTTATAGGTAGTGGGCACTTGTACGATATTAAAACTACAGGAACATATACCTTCATTAAAGGGAACAGAGACCAACAATACATAGACCAATGCTCTATATAC containing:
- the LOC143921961 gene encoding ribonucleoside-diphosphate reductase large subunit-like; the protein is MTMINKLSAERKELQDMGMLPSWYTTQAWQLWKANYQHPDEELGVYRRFNTIAKTLVAHLPEELKFDYYFKFFNLLWEGYVSLSTPALKNIGKSTGLPVACSGQYIGDSVYSFYDSLKEAAVLSKNGFGTSANFTGIRPKGADISTGGKANGVLPVLDSFMKMAQDISQGGTRRGAFAGYIDIEHADAMAICKNVYTYTDEYNIGWVIKDSFVKRLKAKDPDALERYKEVLHLKLTRGKGYFFFKDKVNRRLPEAYVNNGLEVNMSNLCTEITLTNDEEHTFTCILASLNLEHWDILKDNPGYIQDALVMLDCICSEFLVKAKDIKGLEKAVKFTEKSRALGLGTVGLNTYFHSKMLPFTSREAQELNVSIFRTIQIHALRASRMLAELLGEPEWCKGTGMRNTHVMAQAPTKSTSLLMGGLSEGIAPYHGMVFEANSAGGSVSRIPKYFLKFLKEKGHYDDRTLASITNNLGSVQHLTWMTDKEKLVFRNAFEINQMELLDMASARQPYIDQAQAINLFIPLINTDNRGEVEKLFSSLMTRAITDENILSLYYTQSRNGAIINNECLPCSA